GTGCATAGGTACATGAGGTACAGACCTGCTGCTCTAGACCTGTTCCATTTTGGTTGGTAACATTACTCATATTACTACCAAGCGGTACGTTTTTTTGGGAACGTTGctccaaaaatattatacaaacacaGTCTACAATGAATTTTGCACAAACACAAATTCACAAAATCACATGAAAAGGCTTCAATTTTTCTCTCCGAAATCACTTTTCATTCGTAGTTTTTGTTCTTCACTGATTATTTAGCATCTCGCTTTAATTTCATTCGTTCACTCCCACTCATTCGGTCAATGTTTCCAACTGTAAGTTGAAATAACCAccccaccaaaaaaataatatttccaacATCGTCAAAAGAGGATCTTGTggcatttctttttaaaaaatatgtgtcaatgccataaaattaaacttttcgcataatatatttttaaaaataatacatcaaacatattttttaagtttgtaGCGCCTCAAAAAATTCCACTGCTATCGGCAAATCTAAAAAGTTGGCAACATTTTCACATGTAATTTTAGATGGGAACTGTTTTATCATCATGGTACTTCCGTTTTTGTTTCCTTTTCTAGTTAATAGGTGGCACTAGTCGACAgcaatattttaatacagattAAATATAGTCACGGATTCATTGATTTCGTTCAGTAAATCgactaattttaaacaaaccaAGTGATttacagaaattatttttataaaaaattgttaGAAAAATGGACTCAGCTATGAATAAACATTAGGACGgaatattaatactaaattaGGGACACTAATTTAACCGCACAAccacaacaacaataatattttattgaagttgGGAAAACGTGTTATCAAGACAGCGTACTGCTATTTCTTTTGCGTAACTGGAACGTATATAAAAAAAGGGtgaccatattttttaaatatgataatCCGATATCTAGGAATCGAATTTGACGAAATCTACTTCCTTTTACTATCTTTAAATCTACCATGATGTAACGCAGCACTATACCtgcgaattttttttttatcacttttttATGAGAAATGCAagaatttacttaatttttattcatgaaCCCGGTACGTTATGCTGTCATGAATAGGTATGGTAAGATTGAATAATAGAATCGTGTTTGTTAtgctatacaaaataataaattagcacatgatacatatgtaaataaattaacgcCTTTGGTTATGAACTTTAGGCAGAAACTAGGTATAAGGACGGAGAGCCATCTAATACTTACTCACTCTTGTGTATAAATGTGTACCTACTTCCTTTTCAAACGTTGtctaatatttagttatttcatttttgtaataatcatcAGCGACATCAGCCTGTAAATGTACCATTGGTAGGACCTGTTTGCTCACGGAATGTGAATGAGCAACCATTAGTGAACAGAGCAGTACGACTGTACGATTGCCAAaggcgggttgacgatttcaaacttaaccAGGTTTCCTGAAGATGCACATACTGTGTACTTATGAATAGGTAAGTAATCTTAGTAAGTACAACCTATCTTGGAAAAGGTTACATTAGAACGTGGTAGTTTTCAAACAGCACCCGCACCCTTGTGCTTATGCATACTTAATGtccattataatttttgtttttcaatttagGGAAGTTTATGTTGGCATTAGGtactttatatatatttttttttcatagacaTAATAGTCACCTCACGGTAGGGAGAAATACATGGGTGGTGGGTTTGTATTTTTTAGCAAGCGAGACAGAGATTTTCGCAATAGGAAACTAACTACAAAATAGTAACCATTTATTTCAGCTGTAAGAAATACAATCGGCACAACCCTGTCCTGTCATTGAagtttgcaatttttatttttggcaatttgacattgacattattgccaataaacagaaaattttataaaaataatgcaattctgaaaaaaaagttatgaatcAAATCAATAAAGTATGTTTTAAAGTTCGACGgtagtttaaatttattttaagtatcaCGAGGCATCTAAAATTCACAAGTttgattgaattaaattgtttagattGACTACAAGCAGTAGTATTTATAGTTGGAAAACTTACTAGGTAAGTCCTCTTTGTGTTGTCTAACATTTGGGAATAAGTTGcttaattttagatatttttgtgGAAGATACTTATACCTATAATTTTAGTTACAATTAGAAACAAACTATAACTATAGTGCcattttaaaaacatctttCTACCCACAagaattttaaaagatttatttttctaataatatttttgtttatttcatcaGAATGAATCCGACTGCTCACATGCCTCCCCAACCTCGTGAACGGCAGGCGCCGCCTGAGCCCCGAGCTCGGCAACCACCGCCAATCCCTCGGCGCGCCAACGCCCTGCCTCCGCCTCAGCCAAGGGAGCGTCAACCGCCTCCACCCCCGCGTGAGCGCCACGCTCCTCCGCCGCCGAGGGAACGACAAGCACCTCCAACTCCAAACCATTAATCTTATCTCATCATTTCAGTATGCTATTTGATGATAACTAGAGTCAATGTTTACAGGTTGCTCGGTAAAATTTGACTAAATCTACTTAcgttattgcattttttttctattaatcaAGCTAGGCTGCTTAAATTACCAATTACATAccaaattaggtataataaccTAAGTCTGACTAGGTTTAAAAATGTACATGATATATTTTCTATCGAGACCCACTCATTGGTCTTTTCAAAATGAGTAatgttattctttttaaaaacaaactatttttatttaggctATAAATTAAACACTGCACTTTTTTATGTGTCATAAATATTGTGATACATACTTTGAGTCATATATGATTAAGTACAAAATGGTGAGGTTATCTttgataaaaaatcttttactaaTTGTGACTTAGTAACGGACtgaaagtataatattttatatggaaatctATTAAAATTGTGATAACTACCATTAGTCTTGTTGttgtatcaaataaaaacatgtttataaagTTACATACTTAGTATAacattgtgttatttataaaaagtgtttggacttttaaattttaatacattttttacaaattaaaagtgtttttgttttgtgtttgtgccttattttatgtattaaaacctaCAACTGTTTTGGAATTTAGTCTTACAAAATATGCAGATAAGTTACTTGTTTACTcagtcaaaacaaataattttgatacaatgataggtatatttaataatatggaATTACATTCATTAATCGATTTGATGACAATTATTAGACCCATCTCTatcatatttctatttattctgGGAATGAAATCCCAGTGAACCGCAATCCCACATAAAAATCGCGGGATTGCAAATGCAGGATTGCGGGATCAGCGAGATTTCATTATTACGTTGCTAATAAAAGGTCCTTGAACCGTTGCCCTTTGTACTTACATACAAGTTATAAACCAGTGACAAATGACAATTACTGTTAGGGGAATTCCCTAAGTATGTATCTGACGCAAGTTTgagtaattaaaaatttaaataaagactaAGGGGAATTCCCTAAGAAGATTTTAATATCTGACGCAAGTTTGAATATAAAGCCGCTAACAGACATCCCAATTTGGTTGGAACCAACCAAATTGGAACAACTGTTAACTTGTTGGAAACTACTAACTATCAAACCTATCATTTTTTCTCTGTAGTCTGTACGGGAATTTCCCCGAAAGTGCGTCCTAATCTTAGGCGTGCGTGCTCGTATATTCCCCCCTAACTCTTTGTCGTATAATCTGAATCCACTTTTACTCTCATTTTAATAATGAGTTGCGAATATTAAGCAGTATATCAATTCTTTTATCTATAGATACTtttatatataaagctgaagagtttgtttgtttaaaagcGCAAATTAAACCACTGGTCAGATTTCAATAATTCTTTATGTGTTTTTCCCCATTTAATTGAGGAACACTACgtactataaaatatcacgctacgttcaataggagccgagcagaggtGAGACCGCGAAGAACTGGCTAGTTTAGATTATGAATTAATGGTTATATCTTTTTGTTTCTGTTAAATTaggtaaactatgaaattaCCTACACCACATTTTTCAGATCAGTGAGACCGAAGGTCTTGTAGATTTGCAATAGGAAAGAGTGTTTCTTAATGAATCATTAAAATAAGGAAACTGAGTCGACATTTTATGCAGAAACCAAATGTTTACAAAGAACAAAGTGGAGTCATCAAACTTCTACGAATAATGAATATTGTATGAACATTTTTGCGTCAGATAATAACAGTTTTGTTTCATCATAAACAGCAGCCGGTAGCGTGGGTGAAGGAAGTCCATAATCTAAACGCGATAAATTGCCAAATCCCCAGTCTCTTCGCTTGTCTCCGAACAGTCGTCTGTGGCAAAAGTTCACCATGTTTCAAAAATTGTTCCTAATTCTATTGTTGTTCGTGTGCACGGTGCTGGCGCGGCCTAACGTCGCGGGCCCGGCTAATGTGGCTCTCCCGAAGAAAAGTAACTCCTTGTTCGCCTTCTCCGACGATTCCCCAGTGTGGGGCAACTGCCCCGATGGATTCCAAATGGACGTGAACGGCGTCTGCCGAGAAGTTTGGTACGAGGACTATGATAATTAGTGCAAGAGAATCCGCAAGATGCCATTTACCAGaagtttttttatacttacaacGGGTACGTTTTTGTAATCTAACGTCTTACCTTCAGCCTATCTGCTTATCTACATTCCTACCTctttaaaaagattaaaaatattccatataAGTCTGTCGTTTCATTACCCTCGTCTACCAAGCCTTCGTCTTCCTGTAACCTCTATTTCCGTGTAACAAATGAACAAATGGTATTTACCTACTAGATatgtaactaattaataattatgtgcaCGTGTGACATTGAAATCAAATAGATAAGATGctaatcttttatttaatcatttaatttaattgacgaaataatatttatgtatcagtctacatagtacctacctacttaattagATTTGCCTAATTGTAACTAGGAAACTAGGTAAGTACCAATAATTTAAAGTCGCGGTTTGATGCGGAATgcagctcatgaatatgaacctctagtatgacttgaaactaatcgagttcctcgttacaCAGTTACTTGTGTAACCCGAAGAatatagtaggtaggtaactaaTTGAATTTGATTCACGAAagttatcattataatttacgGGCAATAAAAAACCACCAcccgggcttataatttcttattataagtttgaaatcgcccgTCGTGTGctggaacgcagatctacgggAGACACGAAGTGATTGTTGTGTTTTACGAAACATCTTGAGAAGAGGTCTtgggtcagcagtggccacttataggctgtggaTGTGATGATGTGAAATACAACCAAACATTCAAGTATATAGAAAaacaaccaaataaataaaaatgagttttaattctgtaataattatcattattaattagAATTCCTCGATCTAAAAACCGAATGGTTCATTTATCTTTTATCGTCTCCTAGGAACTTGCGGATGCAACATCTTCTTAGGCAGGTACAGGGTGTATTTAGAAATACTGGTCAGTTTATTGGCTTCTGGGTAGCAGGACTGCGATGTAACGCCAGGTGTCGAGCTGCTCCAACAGAGGGTTGAGTCCTGAGATCATGAGGGACCCGGCAGTCTTACCGATGGCTCCCTGGAACCTGTTTATGTAGTCAATGACGACTTCTTCGATGACAGAGTTCACGATACCGTCGATATCACCGCCGCCGATGACTCCGGTCAATTCAGACTGGAATGTgaaattggttttattaaatCGGCAAGTAGGTATTTTATCTACACTTTATTTATTGATCTGTAGTTATAAAAGAAAGCCGTGTTAGTTAGGTACACTACTTATAACTTAAGAACAGCTGTTCTTAAATATTTGGATGACAATTCATGGGGAGGTATAGGTAGCTCTCCTGGTTCTAGGAAAGTTCAAGTTATTTTTGGTATTCTAAGGAAATCTCATGGGAATGGGAAATAACAGGATAGCGCGTACGAAGTCGCGGTTAGAAGCTAGTatcatttttttgtttgtttgcaggcgctaatctccggaagtactggtccgatttgaataattatttttgtgttgatttGATTTATCAAGGAAGGATAGGTTGTGTCATTCGTATGTAGCGGGGGTATTCCATCGGTATCAAAAATATTACTCAGCAACTCCTAGCTCATTTAgactattctgtaactttcaatacGAAAGATCAAGGTTAATTTGATCTCGGTCTGCCATGTCATGAGAATAATTTCGACTAATGACAGGCGAGAAAGCGATCGAGCTCAAAATTTATAGTTAGGTACAGAATAGCAAAGCTGATACTGCTAACACACACAACCGTGTATGAGGATGGTGGTTGTATGGCAATGGATAAAACATTAGTGCAAAACATAAATGATTGGTATATTATTACCTTGAGGGTAGGCACTTCGAGGGCAGCGTTCTCGATTTTGTCGATTAGCACAGACTTCCCGTCGGCGGACTGCCCCAGGAACAGTTTAGCACGGAACCTTAAGTTTTCCACTTGGAACCTGTAAGTATAGTCATATGTAATTAGATATGTTTCGTTTTTAGAAAGCCCTCTCTTATAGATATATAAGTATCTAGTAAGGAAGTCTGATGCATGATGCAAAGATGCCTAGATACAGATACATCAGacttcctctacataagagggttggAGGATGTACATAAGGGTTTGTCTTAATCTGTAGGAActaagttcaggtttatcagagagctctGAGGGCTCAGTAAAAGTCTGTTCTACGTTTAACGACACCGAAACGAGCCGGTTCGGTGCTccgattggttgattcattggtACCGACCAATCTGCGCGACTGTGTTGCCGGGAGTCTATTATgttcactttaaaaaaaaaaatgtaaatattcactgaaattccaaaaaaaaaacttacacagCTTTTCCTTTTCCGTACAGAGGGATGGCAGTGAAGAGGTCACCAAGAAGGTCGTACTCCtctgtaattaaaaagaaatgttataACAACACGTAAAATAGGTCGCTGTTCCTACCTCATGCAGTAAAACATCCATTGATAAAAAAGTGTCATGTTATAATAGgggccataaaataaatacctacttgctGCCGAATTAATTATGAtccaatgtttatttatgtaaaaccaGAGTAGTTTTAGGTACACAGCTGGAATATGAACCTAAGTAGGGATAGGCACACAGGGCTAGTGACAGATTGTGTTCTTCTCTGCTtgagttaaaaaaaatgtaaggtaTGTAATAAAGTACGTACCAGCAACTGCGTCAATGACTGGCACAGAGAGGTCCAGGTCGAAGGTGAGGTTAGCCAGGTCCAGGTCGCTCTTGTGCACCACGAATTTACCGAGACCAGTCGCAAATATCTTGTTAAGCACCAAGTCCAAGCTGTGAAATAGATATGATTAAGTCAGAAATGAATTTGTTTCCTCTTAAAGTTTGCAATCCGTCTCGGATtatgaaaaaaagtaaagtcTGTTTGaagcctatttgcaaaaataaacaagaattttTAAAGTCTAAACTGAATATTTTCGAGTTTCAAGCCTACTGTGAGGCAATTTATTGTTCATCCACAGTCCTATTTAGCGTGGTTGCAGCAAAAATATGTATCATCTAATTTTGTACAAGTTAAGTAGTACGTTAGTGAGACTGTGacacagaaatattaataacatataTCTTTGGACTGtggtgtgtatgtgtatatCTACAAATTAATTCTTATAGAGTCTATACTCTGCTACTGCTACTAATGTGCATTTATATTGATATCATCGATAAGAAATAAGCATAATATAGCTGTCGGTAGTTTACCGCGGCGCGGCACAAATATCAATAagataattacctaattaagtGCACAATAcaggataaaataaaatattccggCGGATTGAGTCATTACACTCATTACTTACTTACTGTAAAAAACTATATCGTTAAAGTATACCTagctacatattataaaaactcACTTGACAATGCCAGCAGGTACGTGGAGGTGGTAGTGCTCCAAATCTAGAGGGTCCAAGACGGGGATGTTGAAGATCGAGGAACCATTGTTGACGACGAAGCGAATGTATGCGATCAGCTGACGCACCAGGGTATTCACCAGTATGTTGCGACCTTCGATCGTGTCAGCTGCATCGGAAAAACATAGATTAAGGAATGCCTGAAATCGTTAATGAAGAAACGAAGGAAAGAACATTCGGCATTGAGGAAATTTCGTATCTGTTTTACTTATCAAATTATCTAAAATCAGAATCCGGTCAGGGCTTTGGAGCCTGACTAGAGAGCTAAGTAGAAACTGCTACGCCACCTGGGCCCTTTTCTGATCTTAAAACAGCTGttatgttacaaaaaaatatgtttaaagaaTAGACAACCTTCCTAAAGGAggcctataaataaaaaatcggttttgatttaaaattaaaaataaaatgttattttaagtaatttcattagtaaagcaataaacctacggccgaagattaaacgaaactttgcATTCGAAAACCGAATTGCCCTACAGGTTAAATATATCCAGGCACTTACCGACTTGAGCCGGTGACACAGGCTTGTTAGATTTAGGAGCCGCAGCCGCCAAGGCACACAGCATCAACACCAGTACGAGTTTCATTCTGAAAATGAGGaacatcatattttatgtacatacgGGGTAGCGTAAATAATGACGTGCATTAACATTTTGTGTAATTACGTCGTGTTTGTAATCGAGATCGTATCATGCATGGCcgaaattataaatatgttaccTATGcaaaacctccttttttaaaattCCGTGTGATAGTATTCGAAATTTAAATATGCTACCAACATTGCTAATGTTAGCAGTTTGCAGTTACACAATTAAGGCTGGTGATTAGTTCATTGTCCTTTTGTGTGGAAGCATTACACaagacagaagaggggtgaatagatactatgaagagtTTCCCTGTACCTATTTACGTCTCTTCTGTTTCTATCTACagctcgatccctattcacttCGATTTAATGTTCTCGTAACTACGCTTTCTGAATATAAAGGGTTCGATTGCTGACTTGCTGAGTCAGGAAAAATGTTATACAGGTATTCGATAGACCTAAACGGCTTTACAGTTAAATAATAGATACCAAAGTAGATTAATCAGATATCCATAActattaagtacatattatacatagttgCATAGGTAAGCACATTTAAAACATGGGGTTATATCTAGGATATTGATTGAAATCGTAATCTTCGTAGTTTATAGATTTAGAAGActgaatttaatgaaatatgaacatttgaataataggCGTGTATTTATGTGCAataaaggttttaaataaataaattttcaaaacaTTGTAGGCAATGTAGGAAGTATATAGAACGATAGCTGACATAGTTATGTGATCTCAGTCTAGCATCATAATATCGGCCTAAATATTCTTAGTTGACAATTAGTAATTACTTACCTTCTAGTTTTCTTGACAGACAAACACTTACTGGGTTCCTTCAGAGGCACTCCGTAAGGGAAACATTAATCTAAGAACTGATCTACACTGATTTCGTTCATCAATCATTAATATCAACTACTAAATTACGCGATAAACACTAATTAGTatcgtattataatatttatctagtTCACAATCGTTATTTACGTCCCTAGTAGCTTGCCCACCttcataaatgtttttttttaataattatagataccTAAACAGGCTCCTAATCGATTGAGAAGGTAATTCGTAGATACTATTATCGCAATAACGACTTTGATTTAGTTTCATATCTCTTCTGATTTACATAAATGtgtattaataacaatattataagattactagctgtgcccgcgacttcgtccgcgtggaatagttattttaggcattatatttatttttgcaaacaactttctcagcttcataaattatatctgttacccacggttaatttgtgcattgaaaattcgtgatagcactggattatgattataaggaacaatccacactcatttctatactatatgtgtttccactgttttccggaaacctgcgcctataggttgggtaaccgccaccccggtttgtgtttcagaaataaaattcctagggtactttttagatgggctcgctacatacgcgttatagcagtggtaagtcccctctttgaagagtggcttgagaggcgtcacggcgtcctcacctaccgcctgacgcaggtacttaccgaacACGGAAGTTTttggttggtacctgtttcgaattcggcgggaggaaacacccgggcgtttcgtctgggtgtcgtcattgcgaggaccgcccggaagatatggtggagcatacagtggcggtgtgcattgcatgtgctgagcatcgccatgtccttagggatgtgaatggcgacctctcacgtccggctctagttcaggccaaggagcgagggggaaagggacgccgtctcccccttctgcgaagcagtcatcctagctaaggaggaggcggagcgcgtgagggaacgatcctcttcacgccccagccgccgcagaagacattccgggcgtcgaggatcgcgtgacgatccccggccaccgtaagcgcgggtctgcggacggcgagtaagagtagctcgtcgcccgatcaaaaccagacccgtgcgtaccgtgcgtcgcgttctgtggtcaatgattaaaaaatgatttacatacttcgttagtaagactataatttttttgagtatagttacaccaggctccgcgtcgttcgcaaacaatgcctctcctcctggctgcgtcgtgtttcgcacattaTGCGGCGCGAgtaaattttatatcggagttattttaaaattgtaatatcttctaagatgtttattgaagtttagtgatgtcaaagacaattttgttcacaattaaatactcttaatgaacaacacatttatttcgataaagattaatattttttcgttaatacaactcttaacaaataatgcattaatttcgacccagtttgattaccataaaaacgattctagtaagttaatcctaaaagatagatatatactgtcgcggactttttttagatcattttaagaggaataattctttcatacatataattttcgtatcttgaaccatttttgcagcgcacgcaacggaagccctcaagaattaataatttcccccgttttgtccacattttcctttatttcttcgctccttatagttatagcgtgatgttttatagcctataaccttcctcgataaatggactatccaacacaaaaagaattattcaaatcggaccagtagttccggagattagcgcgttcaaacaaacaaacaaacaatcaaacaaactcttcagctttatatattatagtatagtataatagtataatattatagtatatagtatatagtatatagtatattatagtatatagtatatagtatatagatATTAGGTATAGCGTTTTAaggaaattatttgaattttcatgtACCTTTTCCATACATAAGCTTAACGTCTACTTGAAAGGGGAACGTAGTCTTTTTAATGACGAGCGGAAATCTTTAAAAGTCGCCTAGCCTTTGGAGAGAAAGACAATGTGTGGAATTTTTTGACTGACTTAATCATTCCTTCATCAGCACTTATAAAGGGGTTTAACCCTACCTTACTAACTAACCAACCAGCTCCGGAGCAGCCGGCGTTGGTGAGTTTTAAAATACCTGCAGCCCCTTTATAAAAATTCTTTCAGccccttttatatttttttttaaatgttctagGTCATTAGAAACC
The genomic region above belongs to Spodoptera frugiperda isolate SF20-4 chromosome 12, AGI-APGP_CSIRO_Sfru_2.0, whole genome shotgun sequence and contains:
- the LOC118263082 gene encoding uncharacterized protein LOC118263082, whose product is MKLVLVLMLCALAAAAPKSNKPVSPAQVADTIEGRNILVNTLVRQLIAYIRFVVNNGSSIFNIPVLDPLDLEHYHLHVPAGIVNLDLVLNKIFATGLGKFVVHKSDLDLANLTFDLDLSVPVIDAVAEEYDLLGDLFTAIPLYGKGKAVFQVENLRFRAKLFLGQSADGKSVLIDKIENAALEVPTLKSELTGVIGGGDIDGIVNSVIEEVVIDYINRFQGAIGKTAGSLMISGLNPLLEQLDTWRYIAVLLPRSQ